Genomic segment of Oncorhynchus tshawytscha isolate Ot180627B linkage group LG13, Otsh_v2.0, whole genome shotgun sequence:
AAGACCCAGTTAGTTTGTCTCTTTTTCATCACTCCAAATGATTAAAAAGGGGACCAGGGTTTGGGTCAATTCCAGGGTTGGAGACTGAATTCAAATGGAATTAACACAACCCAGAAGGCTACTGTGTTTTTGGGAAGGCGCTGTACCTCATGCCATCGTAGTGTGACTACGGGGAGAGCCAGGTGACAGTGGGGACAGGTGTTGATCTGGTcaatatccccctctctcccctcttgccTCCTGCCTTGGGCTGAGAACAATGCAGACTTCATAGAATTGGTCAAACGAGGACTGGGCTGTTCCTGTTCAGCCTCCTCTGATGTGTGGTCACACCACAGCTAGCAGTTGGGGAAGAGATTTGAACAAGTAATTTAAACACAAAGCTTTCCATGGAGAATCTGCATTGAGAATACTTGTTTGTCCCAGAAGTAGGCTTAATATAGGTGGCAAAACAAGGAGGAATGATCTGATGATGATGACTTGGGTTCATGCTGTTGAATAAGAACATACCTGATGTTCTGCCATCTCCTCCAATGGGAAAGACCTCATACAGCTCCTGCAAGCCACTGCTGTTCGCCTGCCTGCATCCAGAAAACACCACATTAGTTTGAATATTACATAACCTCGAACACCATCATATCAAACTCATCTGACTGCATAGTGATTACGATTTCCATTTTCCAATGGGTTGAATATTACATATGGCAAATCAACTTAAACTGAAGTGTGGGGGTAGCCTCACCGTTGGAGGATGGTGGGGAGGGGTTATCAGGAACATAGAGGTCAGGGCAGATCTGGGCATGCTCCGGCTGGTCCCTCAGAGTGACGTAGCGTCCGCAGTCGGAGCAGCGCTCGGTGCGACTGCCACACGCCACGCTGTGCTCCGCCATGGCCGACAGCGGCAGCTCCAGCTGGCAGAACTCACAGCACTGCAGCCTTTCCTTACACTCGTCCGACTGAGGGGGGGTGGGTGATTCATTCTTTATAACAATCGTTATTATACACCTGTATCAATTACAGTTTGATTATGACGATCATGCAGAGGAACTCATTCCAATCCATTCACTGAAACGGCATcgccatgatgtgtgtgtgtgtgtgtgtgtgtgtgtgtgtgtgtgtgtggcaatgcGGGTGACCGTTGAGCAGTCTCACCTCATGGTCCAGTAGCTGGCAACGCTCCACCTTTTTGTTGCACTTGGTGCATTTCACCTGTGGGAGTGACGAAACGTCAATATATCGGACTTAAACAATTGGGCCCTTTATCTCTCAACATCTATTCAAGTATTTGGAAGTGATCCTGGTTTCATTACAGCAGAGTGGTTAACCTGGGTGTGCTGGTCCTGATGATGCTGCTCCAATAGCTGTCTGGGAACCGGCTCATCACAGTCTGGACACAGGCACAGGAACCGCTGGCAGTGGGACTCGTGCAAGGCAAAGTTGGACACAGCCACCTCCTTGTGACTGACAGTTGAATACGAGCACAGGAGAAGTGTTAGAGGCACGACAAGACCACTGACCTGAGTGGGCAGTGGTttaaagtactgaagtaaaaatacttgaaagtagtactttaagtcgttttttggggtatctgtactttacttgatTATTTATATTTTCGACAACTTGCACTTTCCCTTTCAAAGATTCTAGACTAGGATTCCATGTATTGACTGAAATGCCTCTTGTAAAGCTGAAATTGTGGCAGCCCAGTGAATATTATTGACAATGTATCTTATTATGAAGTGAACGTTCTCTCTCAACAAACTAAGGCATATATTCTACCAATTAATGCTGAAGAATATCCACTGTTACTTTAATGCTTTCTTTTGAACGTTTTACAtattaaaatgttttaattatCTCACCACTGGTCACAGACACGGGTTGTGTTCTCTTCCTTGTCTGCCATCGCCGTAAAAGGTGTAAATTATGATTCCAAAACCAGTAGCTCTCGCCCGACCAAGCATTTAAAACCAATTGTTTTACGCCCAACTGGTGCAACCCGTCTCAGGAGACGTAGGAAATAGCATTGTGAAACTAGCGACATTGAGGTCATGTGATCATATGGATAATTTTCTAAATAAAAGTCAACCTGGAGAAATGTTACTTGGCTGTTACATTACGTTTTTCAGATCTAAAATCACACAGCAAATATTGTTTAAAGTTACGTAAATTGAAAAtagaaaatagatttttttcaacatgttaagtgttggtcccatctttcatgagctgaaataaaagatcccggaAAGATCACAAAATGCTTATTACTCTAATTTTGTGTAAAAATTTGTTTAGATCCCTGTTAGttagcatttctcatttgccaagataatccatccacctgacaagtgtggcacatcaagaagctgattaaatggcattatcattacacaggtgcaccttgtgccggggacaataaatggccactctaaaatgtgaagttttgtcacacaacacaatgccacagatgtctcaagttttgaaggtgcgtgcaattgacatgctgacggcaggaatgtccaccagagctgttgccagagaatgtaatgttcatttccctACCATAAGCCTAAGTGTAAGtctaaatgtaattttagagaatttgacagtatgtccaaccggcctcacatccgcagaccatgtgtaaccacaccagcccagaacctccacatcctgcTACTTCACCTGCggaattgtctgagaccagccaccaagacagctgatgaaacagatgagtgtttctctgtaataaagccctttgtcACCATTACAAAGGGTGTGTCTTAGTATCCACTGAACCTCTCCTAATAACATCCAGGTTAATACCATGGAGATCTACGGCCGAAATCTACCATCCCCGCTGACAAAAATGTACATTCTCAACGAACTATGCAGGTATTCCTAGGAATCACCCAGAGAGCTACCATTCCTTCATCTGGAATAATTTCTTTAAGCACATTGACATCAAATCTGGATCCACCCATATTCTGGATGATTACGCTGCCAACCTCATAGAGGAGTGTGATTCCTTCTCGGAGAAGATCAAAGCTGCTGGAGGAATCAACCTCTTTGTTGGAGACGAATGATGATGATAGGATGgagtatattattatatttattcaaTTCTATTCTAAAGCTGCTGGAGGAATTGACCTCTTTGTTGGAGATACGGAGGATGACAAATTACACAACACAACTGCTCAATCAAACAGACATGGTTGAATTATATTTCAAGTTTATAGTCTTGTCCAGACATGTCACTGTCACAACAGATAAGGTCATGTTTTTGTATTGTGGGACACGTACTTTTTCAATGACACCCACATGACATGTTGTCATTAAGGCAACAAACACCACACGCACTAACCAGTTATAAaacactatatactatatagggaataggacacCGCCAGTGTTTGTAGGAGTGTCCCCTCACAGCACTGTTGTACATTACAAACGCATCTGTTAGCAATGACAAAGTCCGGTGAGAGTAAACTCCACCAATAgagttataatataatataattatcaaTGCTGCTACGGTGAGACCACTGCATTACTGGCCATAGAATGTAACTGTGACGGCTATGCTAACCAAACTAACCAAACTAACCAAACTAACCAAACTAACCAAACTcctcacaggaggctgctgaggggagaacggctcataataatgactagaacgaagcaaatggaatggcatcaagcacctggaaaccaggtgtttgacgtctttgataccattccgctgattccactccagccattaccacgagcccgtcctcccaaattcaggtgccaccaacctcctgtgctctgtctatccatctctctctctccctcttccccctctttccctgcCTCCCAGGTGAATAAGTTGTTTCTAGGGGAGTGTCTGTACAGGAGGCAGCGCTGTCTCTTTCCCTGGGACTCCCAGTTCGTCTGGGCTGTGCTGCAGAACCTCAGCGAGATGGCTATCTACTTCTGGGAGATGGTCGGAAT
This window contains:
- the LOC112265181 gene encoding XIAP-associated factor 1 isoform X1 is translated as MADKEENTTRVCDQCHKEVAVSNFALHESHCQRFLCLCPDCDEPVPRQLLEQHHQDQHTQVNHSAVKCTKCNKKVERCQLLDHESDECKERLQCCEFCQLELPLSAMAEHSVACGSRTERCSDCGRYVTLRDQPEHAQICPDLYVPDNPSPPSSNGRRTAVACRSCMRSFPLEEMAEHQLWCDHTSEEAEQEQPSPRLTNSMKSALFSAQGRRQEGREGDIDQINTCPHCHLALPVVTLRWHEIKCQIHGNLK
- the LOC112265181 gene encoding XIAP-associated factor 1 isoform X2 encodes the protein MADKEENTTRVCDQCHKEVAVSNFALHESHCQRFLCLCPDCDEPVPRQLLEQHHQDQHTQVKCTKCNKKVERCQLLDHESDECKERLQCCEFCQLELPLSAMAEHSVACGSRTERCSDCGRYVTLRDQPEHAQICPDLYVPDNPSPPSSNGRRTAVACRSCMRSFPLEEMAEHQLWCDHTSEEAEQEQPSPRLTNSMKSALFSAQGRRQEGREGDIDQINTCPHCHLALPVVTLRWHEIKCQIHGNLK